The sequence TTTGTTAGTGTCCCGCCCTCTAACCACGTTCCATCAGGATAGTCGTGCGTGTCCTTCACGGAGGAGTTTTGATATCTGCCACACCACCTTTGAATCAGCTGTTTTAAAGAAAATCACACCCACGTTTAAAAGGAATAAGTAGCATGTTTTTATCTATAAAATGTCTTGAACAACTAACTTCATTTGTTTTTGACTTTAGACAGTTCTTTTTTGGATCCTACCCCTGTAAAAGCAATTTGCCTGACGACGTGAGTGGAGGAGTCCATTTTTGTCCACATTCCGTCTCCTCAACGCCTCCCctcgttttttttttaaagcgagAGCGGATGCAGGAGTTGCACAGATCCAATGTTGAAAAATCTTGACCATGTCCTCTCTTTGCTTGTTACTGTAGCTGCAGATGGTTGTCTGGAGAATGTCCCAGACACAGCAGAGTTCAGCAGAGAGTTCCAGAACCATCAGCACTTGTTCGACCCAGAACATGACTACCCTGCTCTGGCCAAGTGGGTGAGTGACTAGGGCAACTTGGTAAAATTGCCTTCAGAGTGTACAGGCAACTTCACCCTCCTCCACTAGGCTCGAGTGGTTACAACAAAGCTGTGCCCCTTGTACCATTGAATAAGTCCCATCTCCTTACCCTCTTCTAGGAAATGTTTTTCTGCTTGTATTAACTGACACCACACCCCATCTGTGGACACTAGACACCACGGAAGGGTCTCTGTTCCCTGAAAAGGCTAAAGCTATGTGTTTATGATTACAGAAAATAAAATCATGTGCTGTAAAACAATAGAAACATTCTTTGTCACTAACTTACTTTGTCATTTCAGAACAAGGAACTGTTGTACCAAAAACTGAAGGGAGGACCCAAAAGAAGACAAAGGGTTATAACTGCTtgttttgttattgtttgttTAAGCTTTTGTATAaataaactaaccctaaccctaaccccctaaccctaaccctaacctaaaccctaaccctaaactaaccctaaccctaacccaaacccaaccctaaccctaaccctcacctaaccctaaccctaaactaaccctaaccctaaccctgttatgCCCTGAAGGGGATAATGCCCTTTTAAACTCACATTTCTGGATTAAGTTGCATGTTGACCGACCAATGTCAATTTTGAATCCAGACGACATTCTTTCATTTCTCCGTCGATGATCACAAACGCCTCTGGAACACCTATAGCTATAGACATATTTACCGACAAGAATGTCATAAGATTTGATTTTAAATCCCAACAACAACGCAATGTCGTGTTTGCTCCCTTTTCATTCCAGAGTGTCAATAACCCCTATCTGACGGGTCAGAAGCTGGACAACGTTGTAGCCAAGAAGTCTGTTCCCCACTACCCAGAAGAGGAGGACTATAGAACATCCACCTGAAACCCACCCCGCGTTGTTCTAACGTTACTAACCCCACCATGTCACATCACTAAAACTAAAGTATATTCAAAATGACATCACAAAAGTATTGGGAGTGTTCTCTAAGTATTACTTTTAATCACCATTACATTTCGTTGAACTTACGTAGCCTACTAACAACGTTACATGCAGTAATAGCGGTATATTGATATGTACAActtgtgtaaaaaaaaatcatttaaaaaaaggtaTTATACTCTGCTATTTTCAGTTCTCAATCATTCATTGATCTATCAAAAGTATTGATACTCCGTTTATTTGTGTGCCTGTGATGTATGATTCATCCTGTGAAGCTGAATTTTCTGTTTTTATCAAACAAATATGCTGTTGATGTTTTTGATCTGGTTTTGCTTATTTTTTTGTGTGGCTCAAGCCTTAATTAAGTCTCTTGCTGTTTTATTTCTGATCATTTTCTGTTCATTTAAAATAAAATGATTTACTCTGCAAGTTTCCCAGGTTTGAGCCATTTTTACGTAGGATCTATCAGGGCGTTGGAGTGGGCGGATACATCCCTCTACTGTACTTAAATCTGAGACAGTACAGCTAGACAGCAGTTTGTTTTGCCTCTTCCAAGAAGAGATCACACAGGGATAATTCTATTTAAGCAATATCTTAATCCCGCAGGGAATCTTTCTGTCGTGTCGTTTGTGTAGGACACGGGTGAGCCAATCTAGCTATTTATCGTTTTCGCTCTACCAATTACGATGTTGAAATTATTCTATTAGTTTTAACTGTACGCTATAACCACttgtaaatgtatttggtttgACATTACTGCATAAACCTTGCTAAAATTTATGCGTAATTTGTTCTGTTGATTTCCTTGACGGCTTGAGTTGTAATTATTTAATATTCCATAGATCAGGATGAAGACGTCAGTCTTTGCCTCGGCCATGGTGTTGGGACTACTCTTCTGTCCGCAAAGGAGCGCAGGGGTAGGTGGCTACCAGGGTTCCTTTCAGCACCCATACAAATACAACTCCAGTCCCAACCAGTCTGAGCGCTCACCGCAGCAGCCACCACAGAACGGATTTGTCTCCCGCCAAATGGGGCCAGTAACTGCCAACGACGAGGTTCTAGAATCCAGCCAAGAAGCCTTACACGTCACGGAGCGCCGGTACCTCAAACTGGACTGGTGCAAAACGCAGCCGCTGAAACAGACGATCCACGAGGAAGGATGCCTCAGCCGCACTATAATCAACCGTTTCTGTTACGGGCAGTGTAACTCCTTCTACATCCCCCGACACATATACGAAGATGACGGGGCTTTCCAATCGTGTTCCACCTGTAAACCGAAAACATTCACAACTGTCACCTATACCCTCATATGTCCCGGCCAGTCACCCAGCTCCCGAAAGAAACGCGTCCAGCGCGTAAAGACGTGCCGCTGCGCTTCCATAGACCTGGATTAGGCCTAGTTAAAACCATAGGTGGACACAGTCTCTGTTGGTTTGCTTTCCACGGGAATAATTAAAAGGTACCGACCAATGCATACAATTAAATGTGCTTCCATTGCAAAAACCGAATATGCATGAGGGAGAGAATATCCCATCTTAATCCGAAAAGGGGAGATCAAAAGACAACGAAACCAAGGGATGGAACTGTTCAAAACCATTCCAAAACCCTAAACTGGTAGCTATGCCAACCCCAACAGACTCCCCAGTGTAATGTATGGGACTATAATGACTGGTTTGGCATAATTGACTGGTTTGGCACATTGTAAATGGTTTATGGCTTCGAGCGTAATGTTTTTTTAATGATATTGTTGGTTTGCGCCTAATACAAATAACAGTATTACTGTGGATACCAGAAGGTTTGCGCATGTTTGCCATTTAAAATAAGGCGAAAAAGCCACAGTGTAAGAATTTGACAGACTATTTTTGTAAACCGTTGAGAGCATATATTGTTTCCACTGTGTGGAATATGAGTTGGTGAATGCGTTCACCCTCCAGAGCGCGAGACGAGTGTGGTGTTCATGAATATTGGCTTTTCTTTTCAAACTTTGCCCCTGTTAGACGTCACTTAATGTACTTGTTATTGTATTAATCATGTATATAAAGTGGTTGCTGAATAAACTCA is a genomic window of Oncorhynchus keta strain PuntledgeMale-10-30-2019 chromosome 19, Oket_V2, whole genome shotgun sequence containing:
- the LOC118398883 gene encoding gremlin-1-like; its protein translation is MKTSVFASAMVLGLLFCPQRSAGVGGYQGSFQHPYKYNSSPNQSERSPQQPPQNGFVSRQMGPVTANDEVLESSQEALHVTERRYLKLDWCKTQPLKQTIHEEGCLSRTIINRFCYGQCNSFYIPRHIYEDDGAFQSCSTCKPKTFTTVTYTLICPGQSPSSRKKRVQRVKTCRCASIDLD